From the Pseudomonas sp. VD-NE ins genome, the window CCGGTGTGATGGGCGGCGTACACAGCGGCGTCTCTGCGACGACTCGCGACGTATTCCTGGAATCCGCATTCTTCGACCAGATCGCTGTCGCTGGCAAGGCTCGTTCCTACGGTCTGCACACCGATGCCTCGCACCGCTACGAGCGTGGCGTTGACTGGCAACTGGCCCGTGAAGCCATGGAGCGCGCCACTGGCCTGCTGCTGGAAATCACTGGCGGTGAAGCCGGCCCGATCATCGAGACCGTCAGCGAGCAGCACCTGCCGTCGATCGCGCCGATCACCCTGCGTGCCCAGCGCATCACTCAGATGCTCGGCATGGAAATGGATTCCGCCCAGGTTGAGCGTTTGCTCGGTGGCCTGGGTCTTGGCATTGCTGCCGACGGCGAAGGTCAGTGGCGCGTAGAAGTGCCAAGCCATCGCTTCGACATCAGCCTGGAAGTCGATCTGATCGAAGAGCTGGCCCGTCTGTACGGCTACAACCGTCTGCCGGTTCGTTACCCGCAAGCGCGTCTGGCGCCACAAGCCAAAGCTGAAGCACGTAGCGATCTGCCGGAACTGCGTCGCCTGCTAGTGGCTCGTGGTTATCAGGAAGCGATTACTTACAGCTTCATCGACCCACGTCAGTTCGAGCTGTTCAATCCGGGCGTTGAGCCGCTGTTGCTGGCCAATCCGATCTCCAATGACATGGCTGCCATGCGCTCGTCGCTGTGGCCGGGTCTGGTGAAAGCGTTGCAGCACAACCTCAATCGTCAGCAGGATCGCGTGCGTCTGTTCGAAAGCGGTCTTCGTTTTGTCGGTCAGCTGGATGGCTTGAAGCAAGAGCCGATGCTGTCCGGTGTGGTTTGCGGTAGCCGTCTGCCGGAAGGCTGGGCGCAAGGTCGCGACACTGTCGATTTCTTCGACGTCAAAGCTGACGTGGAAGCGGTGCTGGGCTTTGCTGGTGCGCTGGATTCGTTCACTTTCGCTCCGGGCAAACACCCGGCGCTGCACCCGGGTCAAACCGCGCGCATCGAGCGCGAGGGGCGTGAAGTCGGTTTCATCGGCGCCATTCACCCGGAATTGTCGAAAGCCTTGGGTCTGGACCGTCCAGTCTTCGTTTTCGAGCTGGTTCTGGCAGAAGTGGCACTCGGTAAAATGCCGAAATTCCACGAGTTGTCGCGCTTTCCTGAAGTGCGTCGTGACCTTGCACTGATTGCGCACAAAGACGTCGCATCCGCGGCCGTACTGGATGTAATCCGTGAAAATGCAGGCGAATGGCTCACAGATCTCAGGCTGTTTGACGTGTATCAGGGTAAAGGCATTGATCCTGATAGAAAAAGCCTTGCAGTTGGCTTGACCTGGCAGCATCCATCGCGCACTCTTAATGACGATGAGGTGAATTCGACGACGCAAAATATCCTCACCTCGCTCGAACAAAGGTTGAACGCCACGTTAAGGAAGTGACGTATGGGGGCTTTGACGAAAGCTGAGATGGCGGAACGTCTGTATGAAGAGCTGGGCCTGAACAAGCGGGAAGCCAAGGAATTGGTCGAACTGTTTTTCGAGGAAATCAGGCACGCTCTTGAAGACAACGAGCAGGTCAAATTGTCGGGTTTCGGCAATTTCGACCTTCGGGACAAACGCCAGCGGCCTGGCCGCAACCCGAAAACGGGGGAAGAAATCCCGATCACGGCTCGCCGTGTGGTCACCTTTCGTCCAGGGCAGAAGTTGAAGGCCCGAGTTGAGGCTTATGCTGGAACCAAGTCATAACGACGAACTACCCGTCATCCCGGGCAAACGCTACTTCACCATCGGTGAAGTAAGCGAGCTGTGTGCTGTAAAGCCACACGTGCTGCGCTACTGGGAGCAGGAGTTTCCTCAACTCAACCCCGTCAAACGCCGCGGAAACCGCCGGTATTATCAGCGCCAGGACGTGCTGATGATCCGGCAAATCCGCGCGCTCCTCTACGATCAGGGTTTCACCATCGGCGGTGCGCGCTTGCGTCTGTCCGGCGATGAAGCCAAAGACGACACGACCCAATACAAGCAGATGATTCGGCAGATGATTGCTGAACTAGAAGATGTGCTGGTGGTTCTCAAGAAATAAAAAGCAGCGTTTGAATACTTCCAGTTTTCAAAAGCTTGCGCTATATTCTTGAGCGTTCTTCGAGGTGAAGAACGAGTTGTAAAACCAGTCGGGGCGTAGCGCAGTCCGGTAGCGCACTAGCATGGGGTGCTAGGGGTCGAGTGTTCGAATCACTCCGTCCCGACCATATAATTCAATGACTTAGCCCAACTTTAGCGAGTTGGGCTTTTTCATGTCTGGGAGATTTTCGAGCCTTGTCGATGGCTCATCCTTCCGCCTCTTCAAAATTGTCAGCTACGTGTAAGGAGGCGGCAGATTTGGCACTACCTTGCACGATGATTGGCACCCCGCTTTAGGTATTTAGGTCGGCGAATATCTACCTATTTGAGGGCCAGTAACTCACCCCTTGCCACTTCCTACCTTTTCGACTGGGTTGAATAGGGTTTTAAGGTCTCGTTCGACAAATTGGTGAGGTTTCCATCCCCCGACAAGCTTATCTGCGAGAAACGAGTCAATTGCGCTAACAGCGACACCTGTAGCAGTACCTAGGCCGCCAGCGCCTAATGCGTCAATTCCTAGTCCAATGCCGGTGAAAATTCCCCACCGCATGCTTTTCCCCGGAAGTTTTGCAACCCAGGAATTTTTGATTGTTTCCTGATAATAGGCTCTGACCAAATTCGCATCTGCTGGTTGCTGGTGTAGCCAATGACGAAATTTGTCTGCGGAGTCTAGAAGCTTCACTACTGATGCGAAAGGAACTGCGCCCGAATTGACGGCCTCCCGAATCGCATGGCCCCCAGAGAGTGTTAGATCTGCGAAGCGCTCAATCTGAAGCTGGCTTTGGGTGTATTTCCTGACGACTGAGTCTATAGCGCTTGCTTGCACCACCTTCTCAATAGGATGCACTGCGATCTCTGTATTCAGCGACGCAGCCAGAAAGCTTGCGAGATATGCTCCCTGCACCAATGCCAAAATGTATGCTTCCGTAACGGTTGAGTGTTCGGGAGGCACTACTCGGTGGTAAATCTTGTTGAGGCTAGAGAAGTCGATGTTTGTATCAACCGAGAACTGCCCATTCCGCTCTCGTTCAACCTTAAACCGAAAGTCATTCGGGCTTTCGAAGGTCGGTGCCACTTCACGAATGAGGGCTTTAACAGCGTCTTGAATCGAGTCCCCTTCCGAAAAGGTTTGAAGCAAAGACTCTTGATCAAAACCAGAATGGCTAAGGGGGTTGAGGAGCCGTGTGAACTGGCTTGCACCGATTTTTGCCTGGCTGGTGTTACCTGCTGCGGCGCGGAACTTCTGTGGCCCCACTTTTTCGATTATATGATCAGGAGACGAAAATCTGATCAGGCCGTGAACCGATCTTCCGTTGCTAAGCGTATCGCTTGACACCCCTGTGTGGTCCTCCATGTAATGGATTTCCAGTCTTCCATCTCGTAGTAAGGATAAGAGTATGAAAGGGGGGATACGAGTGAGTAGCTCTTCAATGGTCGCGCTATTAGCCGCAATCACTACCCGTCCATAGAAAATCAGCCCTTCTGCGAGTGCGCCAATGTCAATCAGAGGCCCTGGTCCTATCGCATTTCTATAAGTGATCGCTTCGAACATATTTGACCCACTGCTATGGAGGAATAGCGCTCGCAATTACGCTTAGGAGGTTGCAGCTCTAGGCAGTGTAGAGATTGACTACAAAA encodes:
- the ihfA gene encoding integration host factor subunit alpha, coding for MGALTKAEMAERLYEELGLNKREAKELVELFFEEIRHALEDNEQVKLSGFGNFDLRDKRQRPGRNPKTGEEIPITARRVVTFRPGQKLKARVEAYAGTKS
- a CDS encoding MerR family transcriptional regulator, with protein sequence MLEPSHNDELPVIPGKRYFTIGEVSELCAVKPHVLRYWEQEFPQLNPVKRRGNRRYYQRQDVLMIRQIRALLYDQGFTIGGARLRLSGDEAKDDTTQYKQMIRQMIAELEDVLVVLKK
- the pheT gene encoding phenylalanine--tRNA ligase subunit beta: MKFSEQWLRGWVSPQVNRDELVARLSMAGLEVDSVTPAAGAFNGVVVGEVLSTEQHPDADKLRVCQVSNGAETFQVVCGAPNVRPGLKIPFAMIGAELPGDFKIKKAKLRGVESNGMLCSQAELQVGEGNDGLMELPADAPVGEDFRVYLDLEDASIEVDLTPNRGDCLSLAGLAREVGALYDAPVTRPVVMAIPAAHDEVRSVEVLAPAACPRYLGRVIRNVDLSKPTPLWMVERLRRADVRSIDAAVDITNYVMLELGQPLHAFDLAEINGGIRVRMAEEGEKLVLLDGQEVSLRSDTLVIADHTRALAIAGVMGGVHSGVSATTRDVFLESAFFDQIAVAGKARSYGLHTDASHRYERGVDWQLAREAMERATGLLLEITGGEAGPIIETVSEQHLPSIAPITLRAQRITQMLGMEMDSAQVERLLGGLGLGIAADGEGQWRVEVPSHRFDISLEVDLIEELARLYGYNRLPVRYPQARLAPQAKAEARSDLPELRRLLVARGYQEAITYSFIDPRQFELFNPGVEPLLLANPISNDMAAMRSSLWPGLVKALQHNLNRQQDRVRLFESGLRFVGQLDGLKQEPMLSGVVCGSRLPEGWAQGRDTVDFFDVKADVEAVLGFAGALDSFTFAPGKHPALHPGQTARIEREGREVGFIGAIHPELSKALGLDRPVFVFELVLAEVALGKMPKFHELSRFPEVRRDLALIAHKDVASAAVLDVIRENAGEWLTDLRLFDVYQGKGIDPDRKSLAVGLTWQHPSRTLNDDEVNSTTQNILTSLEQRLNATLRK